A section of the Deltaproteobacteria bacterium genome encodes:
- a CDS encoding M15 family metallopeptidase, with protein MKQSIYSPALFRLIICALCLPLFPAFLFAGEGPCTYSTYKWNVNSREAVDFKRVSHAYMDLTEEEIDPETGCTVCEEDQVIIDIPPVKPFRVCKKLAPAITEALYGMMESGEPVFKVVGYRVGKTRGEPDSNGNRTGFSNHSFGVAIDINPDQNGLYDKCIDFGEHCRLIKGGPWLPGRPGTLMPESEAVRLMKRAGFKWGGEIAGRQKDFMHFSISGY; from the coding sequence ATGAAACAATCCATTTATAGTCCGGCGCTTTTTCGTCTTATTATCTGTGCACTGTGTCTGCCGCTTTTCCCGGCATTTCTCTTTGCGGGCGAAGGGCCTTGCACTTACTCCACCTATAAGTGGAACGTCAATTCCAGGGAGGCCGTTGATTTTAAGAGGGTGAGCCATGCCTATATGGACCTGACCGAAGAGGAAATTGACCCTGAAACGGGGTGTACCGTCTGTGAGGAAGATCAGGTGATTATAGACATTCCCCCTGTAAAGCCATTCCGTGTTTGTAAAAAGCTGGCTCCGGCAATTACAGAAGCCCTCTACGGGATGATGGAATCAGGAGAGCCGGTCTTTAAAGTTGTCGGTTACCGTGTAGGAAAAACCAGGGGTGAGCCTGACAGCAATGGAAACAGGACAGGTTTCAGCAATCACTCATTCGGCGTCGCTATCGATATCAATCCCGATCAGAACGGGTTGTACGATAAATGTATAGATTTCGGAGAACATTGCCGCCTTATTAAAGGGGGGCCATGGCTGCCGGGCCGGCCGGGAACATTGATGCCGGAAAGCGAAGCGGTAAGATTGATGAAAAGGGCAGGCTTCAAATGGGGCGGTGAGATAGCAGGCAGACAGAAGGATTTTATGCACTTTTCCATTAGCGGATATTGA
- a CDS encoding outer membrane lipoprotein-sorting protein has translation MKKPFHIIFVTALILSLTTPAFATELTARDIIKKVDDLLRGDSAHSVMEMTIINPRWQRTLKMESWEVGRKKTLVRILHPKKEEGVGSLKIDYQMWNYLPRVERVIKIPPSMMMSSWMGSDFTNDDLVKESSIVEDYTHELEGEVELEGVKAYKIVAIPKEHAPVVWGRLVFFVRVDDYVPLRQEYFSERGEMVRYLDFQEIKKMGRRILPTVWEMVPLNKKGKKTVVRMVDIEFDLPIDDNIFTLRNLKKWP, from the coding sequence ATGAAAAAACCATTTCACATCATCTTCGTAACAGCGCTCATTCTATCCCTCACCACTCCTGCATTTGCTACGGAACTCACGGCCAGGGATATTATTAAAAAAGTCGACGACCTGCTTCGTGGCGACAGCGCCCATTCGGTGATGGAGATGACCATTATCAATCCCCGGTGGCAGCGGACCCTTAAGATGGAGAGCTGGGAGGTGGGGCGGAAAAAGACGCTTGTCAGGATTCTGCATCCCAAAAAGGAGGAGGGCGTCGGTTCGCTCAAGATCGATTACCAGATGTGGAATTATCTTCCCCGTGTGGAGCGTGTTATCAAAATTCCACCGTCCATGATGATGTCCTCCTGGATGGGGAGCGATTTTACCAATGATGATCTCGTTAAGGAATCGAGCATTGTCGAGGACTATACCCATGAACTTGAAGGGGAGGTTGAACTGGAGGGAGTAAAGGCCTACAAGATAGTAGCAATCCCTAAAGAACATGCCCCCGTTGTTTGGGGAAGGCTCGTTTTTTTTGTAAGAGTTGACGATTATGTGCCGCTAAGGCAGGAGTATTTTAGCGAAAGGGGCGAGATGGTCCGCTATCTTGATTTCCAGGAAATAAAAAAAATGGGCAGGCGTATCCTTCCTACGGTCTGGGAGATGGTTCCTCTCAATAAAAAAGGGAAAAAGACGGTTGTCAGAATGGTGGATATTGAATTTGATCTGCCCATCGATGATAATATTTTTACCTTGAGGAACCTGAAAAAATGGCCATGA
- a CDS encoding ABC transporter permease → METFSLYTILGLRNIWRHPRRSLLTFLAIILGLMLFILTRGIQIGTYEKIIEKGVRTSTGYIQIHKTGYRENHSFEYIIENADKVFQVLAQESRIAVFSPRITGEALVASDEGTTGAAVMGVDTEREFEVTTLSSRMKKGDLPRGKGDIIIGERLAKNLKVAPGDELILIANGADGSLGADRFTLSGIFATGVADFDSSVVLIGIEDADLLYSMYGAITEIVIHLKAFDFAESTAKKLSLSLGGMGMEVHSWKELLPEMVQMISLDNIGGLVMLWFFFIVVIAVILNTILISTLERIKEFGIMMSLGLKPSRVFFMILYEAAILVSIGTVIGLIFSWLAGSYLEANPFSISETVSKNMEAQGFSPLIYTKLTAGIIFSWGAGIFLASIFAALYPAQKVARMSPLKALHPGRGEM, encoded by the coding sequence ATGGAGACTTTCTCCCTCTATACTATCCTGGGCTTGAGAAACATCTGGCGCCATCCCCGGCGCTCCCTTCTCACTTTTCTTGCCATCATCCTGGGGCTTATGCTTTTTATCCTCACGCGGGGAATCCAGATAGGGACTTACGAAAAAATTATCGAAAAGGGAGTCAGGACCAGTACGGGTTATATCCAGATCCACAAGACGGGTTACCGTGAGAACCACAGCTTTGAATATATTATTGAAAATGCAGACAAAGTCTTTCAGGTGCTGGCGCAAGAGTCTCGCATTGCTGTCTTTTCGCCGAGGATAACCGGTGAAGCCCTGGTTGCGAGTGATGAGGGAACAACAGGTGCGGCCGTCATGGGAGTGGATACTGAAAGAGAGTTTGAGGTAACGACGCTTTCATCGAGGATGAAAAAAGGGGATTTACCAAGAGGGAAGGGTGATATTATTATTGGCGAGAGGCTGGCAAAGAACCTTAAAGTCGCTCCCGGCGATGAACTGATCCTCATTGCCAACGGCGCAGACGGTTCGCTTGGCGCAGACCGTTTTACCCTGTCAGGCATCTTCGCCACCGGTGTTGCCGACTTCGACAGCTCCGTTGTCCTTATCGGCATTGAAGACGCCGATCTTCTCTATTCAATGTATGGGGCTATTACGGAAATTGTCATTCATCTCAAAGCGTTCGATTTTGCCGAAAGTACGGCAAAAAAACTGTCTCTATCCCTTGGTGGAATGGGAATGGAGGTTCACTCCTGGAAAGAGCTGCTGCCCGAGATGGTACAGATGATCAGTCTCGACAATATTGGCGGCCTCGTCATGCTCTGGTTTTTCTTCATCGTTGTCATTGCCGTTATTCTTAACACCATCCTCATTTCTACGTTGGAGAGAATCAAGGAATTCGGTATTATGATGTCGCTGGGTCTCAAACCCTCCAGGGTTTTTTTCATGATTCTCTACGAAGCGGCTATTCTTGTCTCCATTGGCACTGTCATCGGCCTTATCTTTTCATGGCTTGCCGGAAGCTACCTTGAAGCCAATCCCTTCAGTATCAGCGAGACGGTCTCCAAAAATATGGAGGCCCAGGGTTTTTCACCACTCATTTACACAAAGCTAACGGCAGGTATCATTTTTTCCTGGGGAGCAGGTATTTTCCTGGCATCTATCTTTGCCGCACTCTATCCGGCGCAGAAAGTCGCAAGAATGTCACCGCTCAAGGCGCTTCATCCGGGGAGAGGTGAGATGTAG